The Hymenobacter oligotrophus genome has a window encoding:
- a CDS encoding non-canonical purine NTP diphosphatase: MRLCFASNNAHKLDEIRPLLPAHIELLSLADIGCQEELPETQDTLEGNALQKARYVWEHYGVACFADDTGLEVAALGGEPGVYSARYAGPQRSAADNVRKLLHELEGKPNRSARFRTVVALVLSDAEQHTFEGAVEGRIAAVPRGAGGFGYDPVFEPADYAYTFAEMPLSEKNKLSHRARAVAKLVEFLQQQAPSA; this comes from the coding sequence ATGCGTCTTTGCTTTGCCTCCAACAACGCCCACAAGCTCGATGAAATCCGGCCGTTGCTGCCGGCCCACATCGAGTTGCTCAGCCTTGCCGACATTGGCTGCCAAGAGGAATTGCCCGAAACCCAGGACACGCTCGAGGGCAACGCCCTGCAAAAAGCCCGGTACGTGTGGGAGCACTACGGCGTGGCCTGCTTTGCCGACGACACCGGCCTGGAGGTAGCGGCCCTAGGTGGCGAACCGGGCGTGTACTCGGCCCGGTACGCCGGCCCGCAACGCTCCGCCGCCGACAACGTGCGCAAGCTGCTGCACGAGCTCGAGGGCAAGCCCAACCGCTCGGCCCGGTTTCGCACGGTGGTAGCCCTGGTGCTTTCCGATGCCGAGCAGCATACGTTTGAGGGCGCCGTTGAGGGACGCATTGCGGCCGTACCGCGTGGCGCCGGCGGCTTCGGCTACGACCCCGTGTTTGAGCCCGCCGATTACGCCTACACCTTCGCCGAAATGCCCCTCAGCGAGAAAAACAAACTGAGCCACCGGGCCCGGGCCGTTGCCAAACTAGTTGAGTTTTTGCAGCAGCAGGCGCCCTCGGCTTAG
- a CDS encoding BatD family protein yields MAGAVAPEARAQVPAPPAGTPPPAASAVPAGQQAAVELGRSTFPINEYFTIAIRLSGAPLGKYSAFPDIEGFKKSGKTSTTTTRTSQGRSTVELVLTQRYAAFAEGDFTLKPFSITVNGQVLRSAGAVLHVVAQPAAPATAPPGAAAPNAPSPAAGAPPAGKQPLQGIGLLDQLLGKPKPQELIEQPDQAFLAVEPNKAAAWVGEPVHVGLYLYLAPTDQGLLDFHRFAEQLPALLRQLRQPGAWEETFDETNIRPDSVRVGGKPFLRYQLHEAVYYPLGTRPLNFPAVALQMIKYRVAKRPLPGTDGRVVGYKTYVSRPRTVQVKALPAPPAGLGLVAVGHYTLREGLDRTKYQTGQTITYTLVVEGEGNLTALTPPVARAPAGVEVFGPETRQEVTRADGRVTGRKIMRYRLVPSQPGPLNLGNLLAVPTFDFATGKYQTLRSELALQVTGPAVAPQQAVTAFVRTDAFYQQQLGKASSNLQALDTPRQVRRYANFVLAVLLAVAAFGWFTARERP; encoded by the coding sequence TTGGCGGGTGCCGTTGCGCCTGAGGCGCGGGCGCAGGTGCCGGCGCCGCCCGCCGGCACGCCACCGCCGGCGGCCAGCGCCGTGCCGGCGGGCCAGCAAGCGGCAGTGGAGTTGGGGCGCTCCACCTTCCCCATCAACGAGTACTTTACTATTGCCATTCGGCTTAGCGGCGCCCCGCTTGGCAAGTACTCCGCTTTCCCCGATATCGAAGGCTTTAAAAAAAGCGGCAAAACCTCCACCACCACCACCCGCACCAGCCAAGGGCGCAGCACCGTGGAGCTGGTGCTTACCCAGCGCTACGCCGCTTTTGCCGAGGGCGACTTCACACTGAAGCCGTTTAGCATCACCGTGAACGGGCAAGTGCTGCGCTCGGCCGGGGCGGTGTTGCACGTGGTGGCGCAGCCCGCCGCACCGGCCACCGCGCCGCCCGGCGCGGCAGCGCCCAACGCACCAAGCCCAGCCGCCGGCGCACCGCCCGCGGGCAAGCAGCCGCTGCAGGGCATCGGCCTGCTCGATCAGCTCCTAGGTAAGCCCAAGCCGCAAGAGTTGATAGAGCAACCCGATCAGGCTTTTCTGGCCGTTGAGCCCAACAAAGCCGCCGCGTGGGTGGGCGAACCGGTGCACGTTGGCTTGTACCTGTACCTAGCACCCACCGATCAAGGCCTGCTCGATTTTCACCGCTTTGCCGAGCAGCTGCCTGCCCTGTTGCGCCAGCTTCGCCAACCCGGCGCCTGGGAAGAAACCTTCGACGAAACCAACATTCGGCCCGACTCGGTGCGGGTGGGCGGCAAGCCTTTTTTGCGTTACCAGCTGCACGAGGCCGTTTACTATCCGCTAGGCACCCGCCCGCTCAACTTCCCGGCGGTAGCGCTGCAAATGATTAAGTACCGCGTGGCCAAGCGACCCTTGCCCGGCACCGATGGCCGCGTGGTAGGCTACAAAACCTATGTATCGCGGCCGCGCACGGTGCAAGTAAAAGCTTTGCCCGCGCCACCGGCCGGCCTGGGCCTTGTGGCCGTGGGCCACTATACCTTACGCGAGGGCCTCGACCGCACCAAGTACCAAACCGGCCAAACCATAACCTACACGCTGGTGGTGGAGGGCGAGGGCAACCTCACGGCGCTTACCCCACCTGTAGCCCGCGCACCGGCCGGGGTGGAGGTGTTCGGCCCCGAAACCCGGCAGGAAGTTACCCGCGCCGACGGCCGCGTAACCGGGCGCAAAATCATGCGCTACCGCCTTGTGCCCAGCCAACCGGGCCCGCTTAACCTAGGCAACCTATTGGCCGTGCCCACCTTCGATTTCGCAACAGGTAAGTACCAAACCTTGCGCTCAGAGCTGGCGCTGCAGGTAACCGGGCCGGCCGTGGCGCCCCAGCAAGCGGTAACGGCCTTTGTGCGTACCGACGCATTTTACCAACAGCAGCTTGGCAAGGCTAGTAGCAACTTGCAAGCCCTCGATACGCCCCGGCAGGTGCGCCGCTACGCCAATTTTGTGCTGGCCGTGCTGTTGGCCGTGGCCGCGTTCGGCTGGTTCACGGCCCGCGAAAGGCCCTAG
- a CDS encoding DNA polymerase III subunit: protein MRFADIPGLAEVKQVLRQSVQRQHVAHAQLFRGAEGTGALALALAYAAFLNCENRQPDDSCGQCPSCRKVDKLVHPDLNFILPVTTTKAVSKDALSHRFAAEWRAFVLADGGTYLGLNDWMQHIGADNKQGSISKDEAVQLLKLVSLKAFEAQFKVVVIWLPELMHPAAANAVLKLLEEPPPATVFLLVSQQPDKLLPTIVSRVQVVPVRRFQEPEITEYLVQNYHLPEVKARQLALVSEGNLRAALAARNSPDNDHFTTFQKWMQACFKASQGKLEDMVTAADGFQKMGRENQKEFLQYALGLVRKVLLYGLDPALVPHLPASEQTFVGKFSPFVHRRNAEGLAQVLNDAHFHVERNAHPRIVFVDTSLQVADLLRMPAG, encoded by the coding sequence ATGCGTTTCGCTGATATTCCGGGGCTTGCGGAGGTAAAGCAGGTACTGCGCCAATCGGTGCAGCGCCAGCACGTGGCGCACGCGCAGCTGTTTCGCGGAGCCGAGGGCACGGGCGCTTTGGCGCTGGCGCTGGCCTACGCAGCGTTCCTGAACTGCGAAAACCGCCAGCCCGACGACTCGTGCGGCCAATGCCCCAGCTGCCGCAAGGTGGATAAGCTGGTGCACCCCGACCTGAACTTCATTCTGCCCGTTACTACTACCAAGGCCGTCAGCAAAGACGCGCTCAGCCACCGCTTTGCGGCCGAGTGGCGGGCCTTTGTGCTGGCCGACGGCGGTACCTACCTAGGGCTGAACGACTGGATGCAGCACATCGGGGCCGACAACAAGCAGGGCAGCATCAGCAAAGACGAGGCCGTGCAATTGCTCAAGCTGGTGTCGCTGAAGGCGTTTGAGGCGCAGTTTAAGGTGGTGGTTATTTGGCTGCCCGAACTGATGCACCCGGCCGCCGCCAACGCCGTGCTGAAGCTGCTGGAGGAACCACCGCCCGCCACCGTGTTTTTGCTCGTGAGCCAGCAGCCCGATAAGCTGCTGCCTACCATCGTAAGCCGCGTGCAAGTGGTGCCGGTGCGCCGTTTTCAGGAGCCCGAAATCACGGAATATCTGGTGCAAAACTACCACTTGCCCGAGGTGAAGGCGCGGCAGTTGGCCCTGGTGAGCGAAGGCAACCTAAGGGCCGCCCTGGCCGCCCGCAACTCGCCCGACAACGACCATTTCACCACGTTTCAGAAATGGATGCAGGCTTGCTTTAAGGCCAGCCAAGGCAAGCTGGAGGACATGGTAACCGCCGCCGATGGCTTCCAGAAAATGGGGCGCGAAAACCAGAAGGAGTTTTTGCAATACGCCCTAGGTTTGGTGCGCAAAGTGCTGCTCTACGGGCTCGACCCGGCGCTGGTGCCGCACCTGCCGGCTTCGGAGCAAACGTTTGTCGGCAAATTCAGCCCGTTTGTGCACCGCCGCAACGCCGAGGGTTTGGCGCAGGTGCTCAACGATGCGCATTTTCACGTAGAACGGAACGCACACCCGCGCATTGTGTTCGTGGATACGTCGTTGCAGGTGGCCGATCTGCTGCGCATGCCCGCGGGGTAG
- a CDS encoding ferritin-like domain-containing protein, which yields MATQQHHTGPEETSVGNRLVQPIDRRLFLRYSGLTACATGLLLAGCDDDDDDDMATDAVKLGSGDIGVLNYAYALEQLEAAFYAQVVATPYSGITTDERTIMQAIAKHEAVHRDFFKAALANNAIKGLTPDFSKVNFNDRTSVLTTARTFEDLGVAAYNGAGPLLQSTAFLTLAGKIVSVEARHAAMIRDLISNGSFANDVVNAQGLDQALPVADVLAAAQPFIKDKIDGSQVGR from the coding sequence ATGGCCACCCAACAACACCACACCGGCCCCGAGGAGACAAGCGTGGGCAACCGGCTGGTTCAGCCCATCGACCGCCGCTTGTTTTTGCGCTACAGCGGGCTAACTGCCTGCGCCACTGGCCTGCTGCTCGCCGGCTGCGACGATGACGACGACGATGACATGGCGACTGACGCCGTGAAGCTCGGCTCGGGCGACATCGGCGTGCTCAACTACGCCTACGCCCTGGAGCAGCTCGAAGCCGCTTTCTACGCACAGGTGGTGGCTACGCCCTACAGCGGCATCACAACCGACGAGCGCACCATTATGCAAGCCATTGCCAAGCACGAGGCCGTGCACCGCGATTTTTTTAAAGCCGCGCTGGCCAACAATGCTATCAAAGGCCTTACGCCCGACTTCTCGAAAGTGAATTTCAACGACCGCACCAGCGTGCTGACTACGGCCCGTACGTTCGAGGACCTAGGCGTAGCCGCTTACAACGGCGCCGGCCCGCTGCTCCAGAGCACGGCTTTCCTAACGCTGGCCGGCAAAATCGTGTCGGTTGAGGCACGCCACGCGGCCATGATTCGCGACCTGATCAGCAACGGCTCTTTCGCCAACGATGTGGTGAATGCCCAAGGCCTCGACCAGGCTTTGCCGGTAGCCGACGTGCTGGCGGCCGCGCAGCCCTTCATCAAAGATAAAATCGACGGTAGCCAGGTCGGCCGCTAG
- the hemC gene encoding hydroxymethylbilane synthase, producing the protein MTQRPIRIGTRGSKLALWQANHVADTLNAAGLATEIVIITTKGDVVLDRSLDKIGAKGVFTEELEESLRTGHIDIAVHSAKDVQSHIPDDLELLAFMPRERVNDVIISFDPSFSLDRPDIVLGTSSTRRRALLKRYYPNAITAEARGNLQTRLRKLEEGQYDALVLAFAGVHRMQYDNLIVQVLPETQFIPAAGQGSVAIECAKSLDADRKAALRQLLDDPDTHTCLAAERAYLRTMEGGCSIPSFALATFTDEGTLQLHGGLISLDGQQFVEEIQSTTDPDAAAALGVAVAENVLSRGGKDILSEIRQHRESESTTF; encoded by the coding sequence ATGACGCAACGCCCCATCCGTATTGGTACGCGCGGCAGCAAGCTGGCCTTGTGGCAAGCCAACCACGTGGCCGACACCCTGAACGCTGCTGGCCTCGCTACCGAAATCGTCATCATCACGACCAAAGGCGACGTGGTGCTCGACCGCTCGTTGGATAAAATTGGCGCCAAAGGGGTATTTACCGAAGAGCTGGAAGAAAGCTTGCGCACCGGGCACATCGACATTGCCGTGCACAGCGCCAAGGATGTGCAAAGCCACATCCCCGACGATTTGGAGCTGCTGGCCTTTATGCCGCGCGAACGGGTGAACGACGTCATCATCAGCTTCGATCCGTCGTTTTCGCTCGACCGCCCCGACATTGTGCTGGGCACCAGCAGCACGCGCCGCCGCGCCTTGCTCAAGCGTTATTACCCCAACGCCATTACGGCCGAAGCCCGCGGCAACCTGCAAACCCGCCTGCGCAAGCTCGAAGAAGGCCAGTACGACGCCTTGGTGCTGGCCTTTGCCGGCGTGCACCGCATGCAGTACGACAACCTGATTGTGCAGGTACTGCCCGAAACGCAATTCATACCGGCCGCCGGCCAGGGCTCGGTGGCCATTGAGTGCGCCAAAAGCCTCGATGCCGACCGCAAAGCCGCCCTGCGTCAGCTTCTCGACGACCCCGACACGCACACCTGCCTGGCCGCCGAACGCGCTTACCTGCGCACCATGGAGGGCGGCTGCAGCATCCCGTCGTTCGCGCTGGCCACCTTCACCGACGAAGGCACCCTGCAGCTGCACGGCGGCCTCATTAGCCTCGACGGTCAGCAGTTTGTGGAGGAAATCCAAAGCACCACCGACCCCGACGCCGCCGCCGCCCTAGGTGTGGCCGTAGCCGAGAACGTGTTGAGCCGCGGCGGCAAAGACATTCTCAGCGAAATCCGCCAGCACCGCGAGTCGGAATCGACAACGTTTTAG
- a CDS encoding type B 50S ribosomal protein L31, with protein MKKDIHPEYREVVFQDTTSDFKFITRSTMTSNETVTMEDGKTYPVIKVEVSSQSHPFYTGKNVLLDTAGRVEKFRNRYQKKS; from the coding sequence ATGAAAAAGGACATCCACCCCGAGTACCGCGAGGTAGTGTTTCAAGACACCACGAGCGACTTCAAATTCATCACCCGTTCGACCATGACCTCGAACGAGACCGTTACGATGGAAGACGGCAAAACTTACCCCGTTATCAAGGTGGAAGTTAGCAGCCAGTCGCACCCCTTCTACACCGGTAAGAACGTACTGCTCGACACCGCCGGCCGCGTGGAGAAATTCCGCAACCGCTACCAGAAGAAGTCGTAA
- a CDS encoding GNAT family N-acetyltransferase, whose translation MPASGPYPPALLRTARLLLRPFTIADAPALAELVAAERPRLLRNFPRTAGAIQDEATAAVHITLRETDWHLRTAFQYGLWVPDAASSSHQCVGYISLRDMHWTPFDVPKAELGYWLAATHQGQGLMHEALPIVLQAVFEAVGLEKVFARVLPENVRSSRLLLSLGFRRSGVLRREFRCGDDDTVQDIDYYDLLRSEWHARSAETA comes from the coding sequence ATGCCCGCATCCGGTCCGTACCCGCCCGCACTGCTGCGCACCGCGCGCTTGCTGCTACGCCCGTTTACCATTGCCGATGCACCCGCCCTGGCCGAGCTGGTAGCCGCCGAGCGCCCTAGGTTGCTGCGCAACTTTCCGCGCACGGCAGGGGCCATTCAGGACGAAGCAACGGCCGCCGTACACATTACCCTGCGCGAAACCGACTGGCACCTGCGCACGGCTTTTCAGTACGGGTTGTGGGTGCCCGATGCCGCCAGCAGCAGCCACCAATGCGTAGGCTACATCAGCCTGCGCGATATGCACTGGACGCCCTTCGACGTGCCCAAGGCCGAGCTGGGGTACTGGCTGGCCGCTACCCACCAAGGCCAAGGGTTGATGCACGAAGCCCTGCCCATAGTGTTGCAGGCTGTGTTCGAAGCCGTCGGGTTAGAAAAAGTGTTTGCCCGCGTGCTGCCCGAAAACGTACGTAGCAGCCGATTGCTGCTCAGCCTGGGTTTCCGGCGCAGCGGCGTGTTGCGCCGCGAGTTCCGCTGCGGCGACGACGACACCGTTCAGGACATTGACTACTACGACTTACTGCGCAGCGAATGGCACGCGCGCTCGGCCGAAACCGCTTAG
- a CDS encoding DUF2238 domain-containing protein has translation MPDLTATALRPMWFPKLLLAAYLLLFAVLAINPHERGTWVAENLPIVLIVTALVVLYLRGVRFSNTAYALMSALIFLHTVGGHYTFERVPFDWFNNLFGFKRNMYDRVAHFSVGFYAYPIIELTDRRNLIRSRFISYLFPLCVIGFVAMAYEVIEWLYADLSDPAAGAAFLGSQGDIWDAQKDMLADTSGAVTALVLYALLSRKK, from the coding sequence ATGCCTGACCTAACTGCTACTGCCCTACGCCCGATGTGGTTTCCGAAATTGCTGCTTGCGGCTTATCTGCTGCTGTTTGCAGTACTGGCAATCAACCCGCACGAGCGCGGCACGTGGGTGGCCGAAAACCTGCCCATTGTGCTAATTGTAACGGCGCTGGTAGTGCTTTACCTACGCGGGGTGCGCTTCTCCAATACAGCCTATGCGCTCATGAGCGCGCTGATTTTTCTGCACACTGTGGGCGGCCATTACACGTTTGAGCGGGTGCCGTTCGATTGGTTCAACAACTTGTTTGGCTTCAAGCGCAACATGTACGACCGGGTGGCGCACTTCTCCGTCGGCTTTTACGCCTACCCCATCATCGAGCTTACCGACCGCCGCAACCTCATCCGCAGCCGCTTTATTTCCTACCTGTTTCCGCTGTGCGTTATCGGCTTTGTGGCCATGGCCTACGAGGTAATCGAGTGGCTATACGCCGACCTCAGCGACCCGGCCGCCGGGGCCGCGTTCTTGGGCAGCCAAGGCGACATTTGGGATGCCCAAAAGGACATGCTAGCCGACACCAGCGGCGCCGTGACGGCGCTGGTGCTGTATGCGTTGCTAAGCCGGAAGAAGTAG
- a CDS encoding peptidylprolyl isomerase, protein MKSFLRVTVAVAALLLLGAAPAVHAQKPETKTKQKAAKPRKKDEVVTLHVTQNGAALGDIRLVLFEQTPLHKANFLKRAEGKLYNGTTFHRVIPGFMVQGGDPNSKDNDPTNDGMGQPNDPRIPAEIRPELRHKRGAVAAARGGGPAGTPSSHAQFYIVQNPNGTPHLDGAYTVFGQVIQGQEVVDKIAQAPRNEMDRPDQDVKMTVEVDKLKKKKITELYGYQY, encoded by the coding sequence ATGAAAAGCTTCCTCCGCGTAACCGTTGCTGTGGCGGCCCTGCTGCTGTTGGGCGCTGCCCCAGCTGTGCACGCTCAGAAACCGGAAACCAAAACCAAGCAAAAAGCCGCCAAACCCCGCAAAAAGGACGAAGTGGTAACGCTGCATGTAACCCAAAACGGCGCCGCCCTAGGTGATATTCGGCTGGTGCTGTTCGAGCAGACGCCGCTGCACAAGGCAAACTTTCTGAAGCGCGCCGAAGGCAAGCTCTACAACGGCACCACTTTCCATCGCGTTATTCCGGGCTTTATGGTGCAGGGCGGCGACCCAAATTCCAAGGACAACGACCCCACCAACGACGGCATGGGCCAGCCCAACGATCCGCGCATTCCGGCCGAAATTCGGCCCGAGCTGCGCCACAAACGCGGCGCCGTAGCAGCGGCCCGCGGCGGCGGGCCGGCCGGCACACCCAGCAGCCACGCCCAATTTTACATTGTGCAAAACCCCAACGGCACGCCTCACCTCGATGGCGCTTACACCGTGTTCGGGCAGGTAATTCAGGGGCAGGAAGTGGTGGACAAGATTGCCCAGGCGCCCCGCAACGAAATGGACCGCCCCGACCAAGACGTGAAAATGACCGTGGAGGTGGACAAGCTCAAAAAGAAGAAAATTACCGAGCTGTACGGCTACCAGTATTAA
- a CDS encoding GlmU family protein: MTVLLFDDPAIRPNLLPFTFTRPVAALRCGILTIAEKWQRRLGEETVGYLTEPYLQAKYPAGNTAGPALVINGAVCPDELLTRQVQALQPGEALYDDELLVAAHLADASQVAELIQEGFGKTHNVAEPVEVIKHPWHLFLRNGAEIRQDFALLTQGRQSQPVGDAHTIVYAPENIFIEEGVKIRAAILNAEDGPIYLGKNSQVHEGAIIKGPLALGEGAHINAGAKMRGDNTVGPHCKVGGEVGNSIFMGFSNKGHDGYVGNSVIGEWCNLGADTNTSNLKNNYAPVKIWSHAQNRFVNTGQQFCGLMMGDHSKCGINTMFNTGTVVGVAANIFGAGFPRQFIPSFSWGGASGFETFRLNKVAEVAERVMARRSLPYDEVEKAIMTKVFELTTKDRVWERATNLAAADDNATIEL, encoded by the coding sequence ATGACTGTTCTGCTCTTCGACGACCCCGCCATCCGGCCTAACCTGCTGCCGTTCACCTTCACCCGGCCTGTGGCCGCCCTGCGCTGTGGTATTCTTACCATTGCCGAAAAGTGGCAGCGCCGCCTCGGTGAGGAAACCGTTGGCTACCTCACCGAGCCTTACCTGCAGGCTAAGTACCCGGCCGGCAACACCGCGGGTCCGGCCCTGGTCATCAACGGTGCCGTGTGCCCCGACGAGCTGCTGACCCGGCAAGTGCAGGCCCTGCAGCCCGGCGAGGCGCTTTACGACGACGAGCTGCTGGTAGCCGCGCACCTGGCCGATGCCAGCCAGGTAGCCGAGCTGATACAGGAAGGCTTCGGCAAAACGCACAACGTGGCCGAGCCGGTAGAGGTAATTAAGCACCCGTGGCACTTGTTTTTGCGCAACGGCGCCGAAATCCGCCAGGACTTTGCCCTGCTTACCCAAGGCCGCCAGTCGCAGCCCGTGGGCGACGCGCACACCATTGTGTACGCGCCCGAGAACATCTTTATTGAAGAAGGCGTGAAGATCCGGGCGGCTATCCTCAACGCCGAAGACGGTCCCATCTACCTAGGCAAAAATTCGCAGGTACACGAGGGCGCCATCATCAAAGGGCCGCTGGCCCTAGGCGAGGGGGCGCACATCAACGCCGGGGCCAAAATGCGCGGCGATAACACCGTGGGCCCTCATTGCAAAGTGGGTGGCGAGGTGGGCAACTCCATCTTTATGGGCTTCAGCAACAAGGGCCACGACGGCTACGTGGGCAACTCCGTAATTGGGGAGTGGTGCAACCTAGGCGCCGACACTAACACCTCGAACCTGAAGAATAACTACGCCCCCGTAAAAATTTGGAGCCACGCCCAAAACCGCTTCGTGAACACGGGGCAACAGTTTTGCGGCCTGATGATGGGCGACCACAGCAAGTGCGGCATCAACACCATGTTCAACACCGGCACGGTGGTGGGCGTGGCGGCCAACATCTTCGGGGCGGGCTTTCCGCGGCAGTTTATTCCGTCGTTTAGCTGGGGCGGCGCCTCGGGCTTCGAAACCTTCCGCCTGAACAAGGTGGCCGAGGTGGCCGAGCGCGTAATGGCCCGCCGCAGCCTGCCCTACGACGAGGTGGAAAAAGCCATCATGACGAAGGTGTTCGAGCTGACCACCAAGGACCGCGTGTGGGAGCGCGCCACCAACCTGGCCGCTGCCGACGACAACGCCACCATCGAGCTGTAA
- a CDS encoding uridine kinase family protein: MQQPFIVGITGGSASGKTTFLRRLLASFSDDEICLISQDNYYHPREVQQVDSQGVTNFDLPSSIDSAAYAADVLRISQGLEVRRKEYTFNNPNAPAKELVFKPAPIVVVEGIFVFYFEEVAKLLDLKVYIDAREHVKVLRRIVRDRDERGYDLEDVLYRYTHHVAPTYEKYIKPFKHDADIIIPNNRHFDRGLDVLVAYLRSKVGASQVS; the protein is encoded by the coding sequence ATGCAACAACCTTTCATCGTTGGTATCACCGGCGGCAGCGCCTCCGGCAAAACCACCTTTCTGCGCCGCCTGCTCGCCTCGTTTTCGGACGACGAAATCTGCCTGATTTCGCAAGACAACTACTACCACCCCCGCGAGGTGCAGCAAGTCGATTCGCAGGGCGTTACCAATTTCGACCTTCCTTCCTCCATCGATTCGGCGGCTTATGCGGCCGACGTGCTGCGCATCAGCCAAGGCCTAGAGGTGCGCCGCAAGGAGTACACCTTCAACAACCCCAACGCCCCGGCTAAGGAGCTGGTGTTCAAGCCCGCACCCATTGTGGTAGTGGAGGGCATCTTCGTGTTTTACTTCGAGGAAGTGGCCAAGCTGCTCGATCTGAAGGTGTACATCGATGCGCGGGAGCACGTGAAGGTGCTGCGCCGCATTGTGCGCGACCGTGACGAGCGCGGCTACGACCTGGAGGACGTGCTGTACCGCTACACGCACCACGTGGCGCCCACTTACGAAAAGTACATCAAGCCTTTCAAGCACGACGCGGACATCATCATCCCCAACAACCGCCACTTCGACCGCGGCCTGGACGTGCTGGTGGCTTACCTGCGCTCCAAAGTAGGTGCTTCGCAGGTGTCGTAG
- a CDS encoding ferritin-like domain-containing protein gives MNLFKILSDLEQVDPEVMGRLNSRRDAFASLGNIAKKFALASAPIAIGSVFNKALAQSGSSVNDVLNYALLLERLEEAFYVQALAAPTLAANLTSGSAARNAIQKIKDNETAHVQLLASALGSAAAPAPRGFDFGNAFATYNSFLTFAQAFEDLGVRAYKGQAGALKGAPNNLLQTALQIHSVEARHAAHIRMMRRAAAGGGVQQFGWITNKAANGAPEPIYGGGNPVADHPAEDNVSQGGVNLTSLGYTAAEVSEAFDEPLDRGTVTTLATPYVRA, from the coding sequence ATGAACCTGTTCAAGATTCTTTCCGACCTGGAACAAGTTGACCCCGAGGTAATGGGCCGACTCAATTCCCGTCGCGATGCGTTTGCGTCGCTGGGCAACATAGCCAAGAAATTTGCCCTGGCCTCGGCCCCCATCGCCATCGGCTCGGTGTTCAACAAAGCACTGGCCCAATCGGGCAGCAGCGTGAACGACGTGCTGAACTACGCCCTGCTGCTGGAGCGCCTCGAAGAAGCGTTTTACGTGCAGGCCTTGGCTGCGCCTACCCTGGCTGCCAACCTCACCTCGGGCAGCGCCGCACGCAACGCCATCCAGAAAATCAAAGACAACGAAACCGCGCACGTACAGCTGCTGGCCTCGGCCTTGGGCAGCGCCGCAGCGCCGGCTCCGCGCGGCTTCGATTTCGGCAACGCCTTTGCTACCTACAACTCGTTCCTGACGTTTGCGCAAGCTTTTGAAGACCTAGGGGTACGCGCTTACAAAGGCCAGGCCGGCGCCCTGAAGGGTGCTCCGAACAACCTGCTGCAAACCGCGCTGCAAATTCACTCGGTTGAGGCCCGCCACGCGGCCCACATCCGGATGATGCGCCGCGCCGCAGCCGGCGGTGGCGTGCAGCAATTCGGCTGGATTACCAACAAAGCGGCCAACGGCGCGCCCGAGCCCATTTACGGCGGCGGCAACCCCGTGGCCGACCATCCCGCCGAAGACAACGTGTCGCAGGGCGGCGTAAACCTTACCTCGCTGGGCTACACCGCTGCCGAAGTAAGCGAAGCCTTCGACGAGCCGCTCGACCGCGGCACCGTAACCACGCTGGCTACGCCCTACGTGCGGGCTTAA